The following proteins come from a genomic window of Solwaraspora sp. WMMA2065:
- a CDS encoding thymidine kinase yields MATACLAAGDGRLRHGAALKFFWGPMDCGKSTLALQMDHNHARQGRRGLVLTRNDRSMGPQVTTRIGLAHSAIEVTDDLDLVALVRGRWADGTRVDYLICDEACFYTVDQVGQMADLVDGYDVDVFAFGLASDFRSVLFPAAQRLFEIADEVCRIQVEVLCWCGRQGLLNARVVDGVVARHGEQVVIGDTVDHSEVRYQVLCRRHHRTGDLGPG; encoded by the coding sequence TTGGCGACCGCCTGCCTGGCCGCCGGTGACGGACGGCTGCGGCACGGGGCGGCGTTGAAGTTCTTCTGGGGTCCGATGGACTGCGGCAAGTCGACGCTGGCCCTGCAGATGGACCACAACCACGCCCGGCAGGGCCGCCGGGGTCTGGTGCTGACCCGCAACGACCGGTCGATGGGGCCGCAGGTGACCACCCGGATCGGGTTGGCCCACTCGGCGATCGAGGTCACCGACGACCTGGACCTGGTGGCGCTGGTGCGCGGCCGGTGGGCGGACGGCACCCGGGTCGACTATCTGATCTGCGACGAGGCGTGTTTCTACACCGTCGACCAGGTCGGGCAGATGGCCGACCTGGTCGACGGCTACGACGTCGACGTGTTCGCTTTCGGGCTGGCCAGTGACTTCCGGTCGGTGCTGTTCCCGGCCGCGCAGCGGCTGTTCGAGATCGCCGACGAGGTGTGCCGTATCCAGGTCGAGGTGCTCTGCTGGTGCGGCCGGCAGGGCCTGCTCAACGCCCGCGTGGTCGACGGTGTGGTGGCCCGCCACGGCGAGCAGGTGGTGATCGGTGACACCGTCGACCACTCCGAGGTGCGGTACCAGGTGCTGTGCCGGCGGCACCACCGCACCGGCGACCTCGGCCCCGGCTAG
- a CDS encoding MerR family transcriptional regulator, translating to MPRQLSNSEVAVRPVDLAREHGLSPQAVRNYEQAGVLPAAARTAAGYRVYTPVHAQALRAFLALVAGHGHATATSIMRAVNRGAVDDALRLVDDSHCQLVDDRRTVQAVEAALRDLAPVAPERGGTFIGPLAARLGLRPATLRAWEAANLVRPGRDRRTGYRVYDAADVRDVMLIHQLRRGGHLLAQIAPLITQVRTAGGVAPLESTLRVWRDRLSARGRAMLAGAAELDAFLRVRAAASAGSAAGGPD from the coding sequence ATGCCTCGTCAACTTTCAAACAGTGAGGTAGCTGTGCGGCCGGTGGACCTGGCGCGGGAGCATGGTCTGTCCCCTCAGGCGGTGCGCAACTACGAGCAGGCCGGTGTCCTGCCGGCGGCTGCGCGGACCGCCGCGGGTTACCGGGTCTACACGCCGGTGCACGCGCAGGCGCTGCGGGCGTTCCTCGCGTTGGTCGCCGGGCACGGTCACGCCACGGCGACATCGATCATGCGGGCGGTGAACCGGGGTGCCGTCGACGACGCGCTGCGGCTCGTCGACGACAGCCACTGCCAGTTGGTCGACGACCGGCGTACCGTGCAGGCGGTCGAGGCAGCGCTGCGTGATCTGGCGCCGGTCGCGCCCGAGCGTGGCGGGACGTTCATCGGCCCGTTGGCGGCCCGGCTCGGTCTGCGCCCGGCCACCCTACGCGCCTGGGAGGCCGCCAATCTGGTCCGGCCGGGCCGGGACCGGCGGACCGGGTACCGGGTCTACGACGCCGCCGACGTGCGCGACGTGATGCTGATCCACCAGTTGCGCCGGGGTGGCCATCTGCTGGCGCAGATCGCGCCGTTGATCACACAGGTCCGTACCGCTGGTGGCGTCGCCCCGCTGGAGTCGACGCTGCGTGTCTGGCGGGACCGGTTGTCCGCGCGGGGTCGGGCGATGCTCGCCGGCGCCGCCGAACTGGACGCCTTTCTGCGTGTCCGGGCGGCGGCGTCAGCCGGGTCGGCTGCGGGTGGGCCGGACTGA
- a CDS encoding aminoglycoside phosphotransferase family protein: MHAFLAHLHDAGFGGAPRPLGVDAAGREVLTYLPGTVPWPDRFDLLGPDAALRRVGRLVRDLHDAAASFTPPPGAVWRRLIPPDGTDLVLHHDLAPWNLVVGDRWAFIDWDTAAPGTRLWDLAYAAKAFVPLTADPAWQRPDAARRLPECGPVLRPSGRG; encoded by the coding sequence GTGCACGCCTTCCTCGCCCACCTGCACGACGCCGGGTTCGGCGGCGCACCCCGACCGCTCGGCGTCGACGCCGCCGGCCGCGAGGTGCTGACCTACCTGCCCGGAACGGTCCCCTGGCCGGACCGGTTCGACCTGCTCGGCCCAGACGCGGCCCTGCGCCGGGTCGGCCGCCTCGTACGCGACCTGCACGACGCGGCCGCCAGCTTCACCCCACCACCGGGTGCCGTCTGGCGGCGGCTCATCCCACCCGACGGCACCGATCTGGTCCTCCACCACGACCTCGCGCCCTGGAACCTGGTCGTCGGCGACCGCTGGGCCTTCATCGACTGGGACACCGCCGCGCCGGGCACCCGGCTGTGGGACCTCGCCTACGCGGCCAAGGCGTTCGTGCCGCTGACCGCCGACCCCGCCTGGCAGCGCCCCGACGCCGCCCGCCGGCTACCGGAATGCGGGCCAGTGCTCCGGCCTTCAGGCCGGGGGTGA
- a CDS encoding transposase, protein MQLRYQFRVYPTPGQQIALAKAFGCARVVFNDGLRARRTAHEQGLPYISDAELSKRVITRAKATPERAWLGEVSAVVLQQALADLNTAYRNFFHSVSGRRKGSMVAPPRFRSRKDNRQAIRFTRNSRFTVLDNGRLRLPRIGDLTVRWSRILPSDPSSVTVIRDAAGRYFASFVVRTSEDEPLPEVDAEVGIDLGLTHFAVMSDGTKVAAPRFLRRAARKLKRLQQALSRKQRGSNRRGKAVVKVARAHARVADTRRDWQHKLSTTIIRENQAVYVEDLCVVGLGRTRLAKSVHDAGWSSFVAMLEYKAARYGRTFARVDRWLPSTRMCSDCGRVNDRMALNVRSWVCPCGGHHDRDVNAAINITAAGQADVNDRGARVGPGPVPAPRGETVTRQNAARVTRGVAGIAAV, encoded by the coding sequence GTGCAGCTCCGGTACCAGTTCCGGGTCTACCCGACACCCGGCCAGCAGATCGCGCTGGCGAAGGCGTTCGGATGCGCCCGGGTGGTGTTCAACGACGGGCTGCGCGCCCGGCGGACCGCCCACGAGCAGGGCCTGCCGTACATCTCGGACGCCGAACTGTCCAAGCGGGTCATCACGCGGGCCAAGGCGACACCGGAACGGGCGTGGCTGGGTGAGGTGTCGGCCGTGGTGTTGCAGCAGGCCCTCGCGGACCTCAACACCGCCTACCGCAACTTCTTCCACTCCGTGTCGGGCAGGCGTAAAGGCAGCATGGTGGCACCGCCGAGGTTCCGGTCCCGTAAGGACAACCGGCAGGCGATCCGTTTCACCCGCAACTCCCGGTTCACGGTCCTGGACAACGGTCGTCTGCGGCTGCCGAGGATCGGCGACCTCACGGTCCGCTGGTCCCGGATACTGCCGTCGGACCCGTCGTCCGTGACGGTCATCCGGGACGCCGCCGGGCGGTACTTCGCCTCGTTCGTCGTGCGGACCAGCGAGGACGAGCCGCTGCCCGAGGTGGACGCCGAGGTGGGGATCGATCTGGGGCTGACGCACTTCGCGGTCATGTCGGACGGCACGAAGGTGGCCGCGCCGAGGTTCCTGCGCCGCGCGGCCCGCAAGCTCAAACGGCTGCAACAGGCCCTGTCGCGTAAACAGCGGGGCAGCAACCGCCGTGGGAAGGCTGTCGTGAAGGTCGCCAGGGCGCACGCCCGGGTGGCCGACACCCGGCGGGACTGGCAGCACAAGCTGTCCACGACGATCATCCGCGAGAATCAAGCGGTGTACGTCGAGGACCTGTGTGTCGTCGGTCTCGGCCGGACCCGGCTGGCGAAGTCGGTGCACGACGCCGGATGGTCGTCGTTCGTCGCCATGCTGGAGTACAAGGCGGCGAGATACGGGCGTACGTTCGCCCGGGTGGACCGGTGGCTCCCGTCCACCCGGATGTGCTCGGACTGCGGGCGCGTCAACGACAGGATGGCGTTGAACGTGCGGTCGTGGGTGTGTCCGTGTGGCGGTCACCACGACCGGGACGTCAACGCGGCGATCAACATCACGGCCGCCGGGCAGGCGGACGTCAACGACCGTGGAGCGCGGGTAGGACCGGGACCCGTCCCGGCACCGCGCGGTGAAACGGTAACCCGCCAGAACGCTGCGCGTGTCACGCGCGGCGTGGCTGGAATCGCCGCCGTTTAG
- a CDS encoding TerC/Alx family metal homeostasis membrane protein, whose protein sequence is MGSLEIGPGVWAVTLVVIIALLALDLAVAAIRPHAVGFGEAVAWSVFYVAVAVVFGLVFMAWAGGDYGTEYFAGYLVEKSLSVDNLFVFVIIISTFAVPEEHQHKVLTFGIIAALVMRAIFIAAGATLLNLFSFMFLVFGLLLIFTAVQLFRHRNEDPQVDDNVLVRATRRVLPVTPDYVDGRLVTRLDGRRVVTPLFIVLVAIGSTDLLFALDSIPAVFGVTQQPYIVFVANAFALIGLRALFFLVKGLLDRLVYLSTGLALVLALIGVKLVLHWGHTLDDRVPEVQTPVSLGLILVILTVTVVASLVKVHRDPTARAHAGSLRGHDDQQRQR, encoded by the coding sequence ATGGGTTCGCTGGAGATCGGCCCGGGCGTGTGGGCCGTCACGCTCGTCGTCATCATCGCGTTGCTCGCCCTCGACCTGGCGGTAGCGGCGATCCGACCGCACGCCGTCGGCTTCGGAGAGGCGGTCGCCTGGTCGGTGTTCTACGTCGCGGTCGCCGTCGTGTTCGGCCTGGTGTTCATGGCCTGGGCCGGCGGCGACTACGGCACCGAGTACTTCGCCGGCTACCTGGTGGAGAAGAGCCTGTCCGTCGACAACCTGTTCGTCTTCGTCATCATCATCAGCACCTTCGCCGTTCCCGAGGAGCACCAGCACAAGGTGCTCACCTTCGGCATCATCGCCGCGCTGGTCATGCGGGCGATCTTCATCGCCGCCGGCGCCACCCTGCTGAACCTGTTTTCCTTCATGTTCCTGGTCTTCGGCCTGCTGCTGATCTTCACCGCCGTGCAGCTGTTCCGGCACCGCAACGAGGACCCGCAGGTCGACGACAACGTGCTGGTCCGCGCCACCCGCCGGGTGCTGCCGGTGACACCTGACTACGTCGACGGGCGGCTCGTCACCCGCCTCGACGGTCGCCGTGTCGTCACCCCACTGTTCATCGTGCTGGTCGCGATCGGCAGCACCGACCTGCTGTTCGCCCTCGACTCGATCCCCGCCGTGTTCGGTGTCACCCAGCAGCCGTACATCGTCTTCGTCGCCAACGCCTTCGCCCTGATCGGGCTGCGGGCCCTGTTCTTCCTGGTGAAAGGCCTGCTGGACCGGCTGGTCTACCTGTCCACCGGGTTGGCGCTGGTACTGGCGCTGATCGGCGTCAAGCTGGTGCTGCACTGGGGCCACACCCTCGACGACCGGGTCCCCGAGGTGCAGACCCCGGTGTCGCTGGGGCTGATCCTGGTGATCCTCACCGTCACCGTCGTCGCCAGCCTGGTCAAGGTCCACCGCGACCCGACCGCCCGCGCCCACGCCGGTTCGCTGCGCGGCCACGACGACCAGCAGCGGCAACGGTGA
- a CDS encoding SDR family oxidoreductase: MIDPRLTGHVAIVTGANQGIGAAIALALATQGAAVLAAYLRMDPSSYADDPSFPAQYGQVRAQDARSVVDRIVAAGGKAVAVEADLADPATPARLFDEAAASFGPVDILVNNASGWLSDTFRPDSRDRFGRPLTHVDAGTFDRQFAVDARAPALLIAEFARRHLARKASWGRIVGLTSGGPHGFPEEVSYGAAKAAQENYTMSAAAELAPYGVTANIVQPPVTDTGWVTPEVEKQITGSSPLSRIARPEDVAEVVTLLASHQARYVTGQIVRMS; the protein is encoded by the coding sequence ATGATCGACCCCCGGTTGACCGGGCACGTCGCGATCGTGACCGGCGCGAACCAGGGCATCGGCGCGGCGATCGCGCTCGCCCTGGCCACCCAGGGCGCCGCGGTGCTCGCCGCGTACCTGCGGATGGACCCGTCCTCCTACGCCGACGATCCGTCGTTTCCCGCCCAGTACGGGCAGGTCCGTGCCCAGGACGCACGCAGCGTCGTCGACCGGATCGTCGCCGCCGGCGGCAAAGCGGTGGCCGTGGAGGCCGACCTGGCGGACCCGGCCACCCCGGCTCGGCTGTTCGACGAGGCGGCGGCCTCGTTCGGCCCGGTCGACATCCTGGTCAACAACGCCAGCGGCTGGCTCAGCGACACGTTCCGGCCGGACAGCCGGGACCGGTTCGGCCGGCCGTTGACCCACGTCGACGCCGGCACCTTCGACCGCCAGTTCGCCGTCGACGCCCGCGCCCCGGCGCTGCTGATCGCCGAGTTCGCCCGCCGGCACCTGGCCCGCAAGGCCAGCTGGGGGCGGATCGTCGGATTGACCTCCGGCGGCCCGCACGGCTTTCCCGAGGAGGTGTCGTACGGGGCGGCCAAGGCCGCACAGGAGAACTACACCATGTCGGCCGCCGCCGAACTCGCCCCGTACGGAGTGACCGCGAACATTGTGCAGCCGCCGGTCACCGACACCGGCTGGGTGACGCCGGAGGTGGAGAAGCAGATCACCGGTTCGAGTCCGCTGAGCCGTATCGCCCGCCCGGAGGACGTCGCCGAGGTCGTCACCCTGCTGGCCTCGCACCAGGCCCGTTACGTGACCGGCCAGATCGTCCGGATGTCCTGA
- the tnpA gene encoding IS200/IS605 family transposase, which yields MAEGEGIRTGRHCVFAMHVHLVLVTKFRHTVFADRHLTRMEQIMRDVCRDFEAELVEFNGEDNHVHLLVDHPPKVAVSRLVNSLKGVPSRHPRQEFPDLARHYHRANKLWSGSYFAGSVGGAPLSIVTQYIEQQNRPG from the coding sequence ATGGCAGAAGGTGAGGGTATCCGTACCGGCAGGCACTGTGTCTTCGCGATGCATGTTCATTTGGTTCTCGTGACGAAGTTCCGGCACACGGTGTTCGCCGACCGGCACCTGACCCGGATGGAACAGATCATGCGGGACGTGTGCCGCGACTTCGAGGCCGAGCTGGTCGAGTTCAACGGCGAGGACAACCACGTCCACCTGCTGGTCGACCACCCACCCAAAGTCGCCGTTTCCCGCCTGGTCAACTCACTCAAGGGCGTCCCGTCGCGCCACCCGCGGCAGGAGTTCCCCGACCTCGCACGCCACTACCACCGGGCCAACAAGCTCTGGTCGGGCTCGTACTTCGCCGGCTCCGTCGGCGGCGCGCCGCTGAGCATCGTGACGCAGTACATCGAGCAGCAGAACCGGCCAGGTTAG
- a CDS encoding reductase: MRLLMLGGTGFVGRCVVEDALARGWAVTLLHRGHRPAPAGAQVLVGDRTVADGLAALRTGDWDLAVDTWAGAPSVVRDAARLLRDRVGHYTYVSSRSVYAYPPPAGLDETGPLVDADADDGGDVTYARAKRGGELAAVAAFGDRTLLARAGLILGPYEDVGRLPWWLHRVARGGDVPAPGPPDLPLQYVDARDLAAWLLDAAAAGVGGPVNVVSPRGHTTMGELLTHCVDVTGASTRLRWVDPAVVAAAGVAPWTELPIWLPPGELHDALHHGDVSRALATGLRCRPAAETVADTWAWLAGVDHRPALRTDLPPLGLDTGQEAALLAAAEPDPSAS; the protein is encoded by the coding sequence ATGCGACTGCTGATGCTGGGCGGCACCGGGTTCGTCGGCCGGTGCGTCGTCGAGGACGCGCTGGCCCGCGGCTGGGCGGTCACCCTGCTGCACCGCGGCCACCGGCCGGCGCCGGCCGGCGCGCAGGTGCTCGTCGGCGACCGGACGGTCGCCGACGGTCTCGCCGCGCTGCGCACCGGTGACTGGGACCTGGCCGTCGACACCTGGGCCGGCGCGCCGTCGGTGGTCCGCGACGCGGCCCGGCTGCTACGCGACCGGGTCGGGCACTACACGTACGTGTCGAGCCGCTCGGTGTACGCGTACCCGCCGCCGGCCGGGCTCGACGAGACCGGGCCGCTGGTCGACGCCGACGCCGACGACGGCGGCGACGTCACCTACGCCCGCGCCAAACGCGGCGGTGAACTCGCCGCGGTCGCCGCCTTCGGTGACCGGACGCTGCTGGCCCGGGCCGGGCTGATCCTCGGCCCGTACGAGGACGTCGGTCGGCTGCCGTGGTGGCTGCACCGCGTCGCCCGGGGCGGCGACGTGCCCGCCCCCGGGCCGCCCGACCTGCCGCTGCAGTACGTCGACGCCCGGGACCTGGCGGCCTGGCTGCTCGACGCGGCCGCCGCCGGTGTCGGCGGGCCGGTCAACGTGGTCAGCCCGCGCGGCCACACCACGATGGGCGAGCTGCTGACCCACTGCGTCGACGTGACCGGGGCGTCCACCCGGCTACGCTGGGTCGACCCGGCGGTGGTGGCCGCCGCCGGTGTCGCGCCCTGGACGGAGCTGCCGATCTGGCTGCCCCCGGGTGAGCTGCACGACGCGCTGCACCACGGCGACGTGTCCCGGGCACTGGCCACCGGGCTGCGCTGCCGGCCGGCGGCCGAGACGGTGGCCGACACCTGGGCCTGGCTGGCCGGCGTGGACCATCGTCCGGCGCTGCGGACCGACCTGCCGCCGCTGGGGCTCGACACAGGTCAGGAGGCCGCGCTGCTCGCCGCCGCCGAACCGGATCCGTCCGCCAGTTGA
- a CDS encoding tyrosine-type recombinase/integrase: MRRPTTPGLVPRPADRGLPAATAPVDFTEAWLRNRRLSEHTRAAYRRDVTGWLSWCTATGLDPLQASFLDVNAYARTLEATVDPRSGRLLTPATVARKLSAMSSWYAFLVRLRAVPANPVTDADRPRIDRDHSATVGLSPDQVDALFAAARADTGASGARNLAVLALLADLGLRVGELVSLDVADVGDERGHRSVRFVGKGGRARRRALAPDTAAVLDAYLAVRARAAGVAADALDGPLLATASGARLDRHAVFRLVRRLARAAGLPAWDRLSPHSLRHAFATTARAEGVPLEDVQDAMGHADPRTTRRYDRDRYNLDRDPAYRIAAARAARVARSG, from the coding sequence ATGCGTCGCCCCACCACCCCCGGTCTCGTCCCCCGGCCGGCCGACCGCGGCCTGCCCGCCGCCACCGCCCCGGTCGACTTCACCGAGGCGTGGCTGCGTAACCGTCGGCTGTCCGAGCACACCCGGGCCGCCTACCGCCGGGACGTGACCGGCTGGTTGTCGTGGTGCACCGCCACCGGGCTCGACCCGCTGCAGGCGTCGTTCCTGGACGTCAACGCCTACGCCCGGACGTTGGAGGCCACCGTCGATCCGCGCAGCGGCCGGCTGCTGACCCCGGCGACGGTGGCCCGCAAACTGTCCGCCATGTCCAGCTGGTACGCGTTCCTGGTGCGGCTGCGGGCGGTACCGGCCAACCCGGTGACCGACGCGGACCGGCCGCGGATCGACCGGGACCATTCGGCGACCGTCGGGTTGAGCCCCGACCAGGTCGACGCGTTGTTCGCGGCGGCCCGCGCCGACACCGGGGCGAGCGGTGCGCGCAACCTCGCCGTGCTGGCGTTGCTGGCCGACCTGGGGCTGCGTGTCGGTGAACTGGTCAGCCTCGACGTCGCCGACGTCGGCGACGAGCGGGGGCACCGCAGCGTCCGGTTCGTCGGCAAGGGCGGCCGGGCCCGCCGCCGGGCGCTGGCGCCGGACACGGCGGCGGTGCTCGACGCGTACCTGGCAGTCCGGGCCCGCGCCGCCGGTGTCGCGGCCGATGCGCTCGACGGCCCGCTGCTGGCCACCGCCAGCGGCGCGCGGCTGGACCGGCACGCCGTGTTCCGGCTGGTCCGGCGGCTGGCCCGGGCCGCCGGTCTGCCGGCGTGGGACCGGCTGTCGCCGCACTCGCTGCGGCATGCGTTCGCCACCACCGCCCGCGCCGAAGGGGTGCCGCTGGAGGACGTGCAGGACGCGATGGGTCACGCCGATCCGCGGACCACCCGTCGGTACGACCGGGACCGGTACAACCTGGACCGGGACCCGGCGTACCGGATCGCGGCGGCGCGGGCGGCCCGCGTCGCCAGGTCCGGCTGA
- a CDS encoding acyl-CoA dehydrogenase family protein, with product MDRYVQPVPAPGDPYRTDWLLDRWLRRRIDPAAHTAARPRLAALAADVTGPLRAAHTDAEQHPPRLVRYDPWGRRVDRVDTCAGWQRLRAAAARHALVALPYRADTRAAFGPDARVVQHALLHLYAPESATFSCPVAMADGAAALLRHPDVDPAVRDTWLPRLTATDPAAAITSGQWMTEAQGGSDLSGSTTVARPDDDGGDGWRLTGEKWFCSAIDSAVAVALARPVGAVGGSRTLVPFLVPRYAADSPLAAAGTDPHAPAPGVRVHRLKDKLGTRALPTAEVGLRDAYALPLGDPARPGLARAMTLVVVTRLHNASAAASGMRRGLAYAHAYATARRVAGGRLVDSPAHRGLLGTLAVDAAGAFVLAGHVFDLLGQVEAGVAGRSTPGGPDATAEVDPAAELRLAAPLAKLATGRLAVAAASEYVECFGGAGYVEDTGVPRLLRDAQVLPIWEGTTTVLALDALRAVTREKAAGPLLARVDRAAATAADPEVAAALTDAAGRLRTDLARVAADPGGADTAAGARPLALRTAYTLAAALLVDLADEPGVGGSGRGTDAAGSDETDAAQVAARLWARRWLVGADIAADAHRHLELLSRT from the coding sequence GTGGACCGGTACGTCCAACCTGTGCCCGCCCCCGGCGACCCGTACCGCACCGACTGGCTGCTCGACCGGTGGCTGCGCCGCCGGATCGACCCGGCCGCGCACACCGCCGCCCGGCCCCGGCTGGCCGCCCTCGCCGCCGACGTCACCGGCCCGCTGCGGGCCGCGCACACCGACGCCGAGCAGCACCCGCCCCGGCTGGTCCGCTACGACCCGTGGGGCCGGCGCGTCGACCGGGTCGACACCTGTGCCGGCTGGCAGCGGCTACGGGCCGCCGCCGCCCGGCACGCCCTGGTCGCGCTGCCGTACCGCGCCGACACCCGCGCCGCCTTCGGCCCGGACGCCCGGGTGGTGCAGCACGCCCTGCTGCACCTGTACGCGCCGGAGTCGGCGACGTTCTCCTGCCCGGTGGCGATGGCCGACGGGGCCGCCGCGCTGCTGCGCCACCCCGACGTCGACCCGGCGGTCCGCGACACCTGGCTGCCCCGGCTCACCGCCACCGACCCCGCCGCCGCGATCACCAGCGGCCAGTGGATGACCGAAGCCCAGGGCGGCTCCGACCTGTCCGGGTCGACCACCGTGGCGCGCCCCGACGACGACGGCGGCGACGGTTGGCGGCTGACCGGCGAGAAGTGGTTCTGCTCCGCGATCGACTCGGCGGTCGCGGTCGCCCTGGCCCGCCCGGTCGGCGCCGTCGGCGGCAGCCGCACGCTCGTGCCGTTCCTGGTGCCCCGCTACGCCGCCGACTCGCCGCTGGCCGCCGCCGGCACCGACCCGCACGCACCCGCCCCCGGCGTGCGGGTGCACCGGCTCAAGGACAAGCTCGGCACCCGGGCGCTGCCCACCGCCGAGGTCGGCCTGCGCGACGCGTACGCGCTGCCGCTGGGCGACCCCGCACGGCCCGGCCTGGCCCGGGCGATGACCCTGGTGGTGGTGACCCGGCTGCACAACGCCTCCGCTGCGGCCAGCGGGATGCGCCGCGGTCTGGCGTACGCGCACGCCTACGCCACCGCCCGCCGGGTCGCCGGCGGCCGGCTGGTCGACTCCCCGGCGCACCGTGGCCTGCTCGGCACCCTCGCCGTCGACGCCGCCGGCGCGTTCGTCCTCGCCGGCCACGTGTTCGACCTGCTCGGACAGGTCGAGGCCGGCGTCGCCGGCCGGTCGACACCCGGCGGACCGGACGCCACCGCCGAGGTGGACCCGGCGGCCGAACTGCGGCTGGCCGCACCGCTGGCGAAGCTCGCCACCGGCCGGCTCGCGGTCGCCGCCGCCAGCGAGTACGTCGAATGTTTCGGCGGCGCTGGTTACGTCGAGGACACCGGCGTGCCCCGGCTGCTGCGTGACGCCCAGGTGCTGCCGATCTGGGAGGGCACCACCACGGTGTTGGCGTTGGACGCGCTGCGGGCGGTGACCCGCGAAAAGGCCGCCGGGCCGCTGCTGGCCCGGGTCGACCGGGCGGCCGCCACCGCCGCCGACCCCGAGGTGGCCGCGGCGCTCACCGACGCCGCCGGGCGGCTGCGTACGGACCTGGCCCGGGTCGCGGCCGACCCGGGTGGGGCCGACACGGCAGCCGGCGCGCGCCCGCTGGCGCTGCGGACGGCGTACACGTTGGCCGCCGCGCTGCTCGTCGACCTGGCCGACGAGCCCGGTGTCGGGGGATCCGGTCGCGGCACTGACGCGGCGGGTTCCGACGAGACCGACGCCGCCCAGGTGGCGGCCCGGCTGTGGGCCCGACGCTGGCTGGTCGGTGCCGACATCGCCGCCGACGCCCACCGGCACCTGGAACTGCTCAGCCGGACCTGA
- a CDS encoding Hsp20/alpha crystallin family protein, whose product MLMRTDPFREIDRIAEQFFGTTTRPAVMHLDAYRDGDWFYAAFDLPGVDPDSIECTVERNVLTVRAQRHRPTGDKIELVAAERPMGTFTRQLFLGDTLDTDKLEAGYEAGVLTLRIPVAERAKPRRVSISVGDDGRRQLSN is encoded by the coding sequence ATGTTGATGCGCACCGACCCGTTCCGGGAGATCGACCGGATCGCCGAGCAGTTCTTCGGCACCACCACCCGTCCGGCCGTCATGCACCTGGACGCCTACCGTGACGGCGACTGGTTCTACGCCGCGTTCGACCTGCCCGGCGTCGACCCGGACAGCATCGAGTGCACCGTGGAACGCAACGTCCTGACGGTGCGTGCCCAGCGCCACCGCCCCACCGGCGACAAGATCGAACTCGTCGCCGCCGAGCGGCCGATGGGCACCTTCACCCGGCAACTGTTCCTCGGCGACACCCTCGACACCGACAAGCTGGAGGCCGGCTACGAGGCCGGCGTGCTGACCCTGCGGATCCCGGTGGCGGAGCGCGCCAAGCCGCGCCGGGTCTCGATCAGTGTCGGCGACGACGGCCGCCGGCAGCTCAGCAACTGA